Proteins found in one Macrobrachium nipponense isolate FS-2020 chromosome 4, ASM1510439v2, whole genome shotgun sequence genomic segment:
- the LOC135211472 gene encoding nuclear pore complex-interacting protein family member B4-like, with amino-acid sequence MDNLGTSPPDAPQEIQPQDMDNFITSPPDALQEIQPQDMDNLGTSLPDALQEIQPQDMDNFVTRPPDALQEIQPQDMDNLGTSPPDALQEIQPQDMANLGTSPPDAQQEIQPQDMDNLVTSPPDALQEIQPQDMDNLGTSPPDALQETQPQDMDNLGTSPPDALQETQPQDMDNLGTSPPDALQETQPQDMDNLGTSPPDAQQEAHPQDMDNLGTSPLDAQQEAHPQDMDNLGTSPPDAQQETQPQDMDNLGTSPPDAQQETQPQTMDAHSVIRSAAKEEPRAQARDTRSVNRPTLMQETKPQARDARSVSRPIAMQENKPHAMDALDISTPDAQEETQSQTMDACIVKPSCR; translated from the coding sequence ATGGATAACCTTGGCACTAGCCCTCCTGATGCTCCGCAAGAGATCCAGCCTCAAGACATGGATAACTTTATCACTAGCCCTCCTGATGCTCTGCAAGAGATCCAGCCTCAAGACATGGATAACCTTGGCACTAGCCTTCCTGATGCTCTGCAAGAGATCCAGCCTCAAGACATGGATAACTTTGTCACTAGACCTCCTGATGCTCTGCAAGAGATCCAGCCTCAAGACATGGATAACCTTGGCACTAGCCCTCCTGATGCTCTGCAAGAGATCCAGCCTCAAGACATGGCTAACCTTGGCACTAGCCCTCCTGATGCTCAGCAAGAGATCCAGCCTCAAGATATGGATAACCTTGTCACTAGCCCTCCTGATGCTCTGCAAGAGATCCAGCCTCAAGACATGGATAACCTTGGCACTAGCCCTCCTGATGCTCTGCAAGAAACCCAGCCTCAAGACATGGATAACCTTGGCACTAGCCCTCCTGATGCTCTGCAAGAAACCCAGCCTCAAGACATGGATAACCTTGGCACTAGCCCTCCTGATGCTCTGCAAGAAACCCAGCCTCAAGACATGGATAACCTTGGCACTAGCCCTCCTGATGCTCAGCAAGAGGCCCATCCTCAAGACATGGATAACCTTGGCACTAGCCCTCTTGATGCTCAGCAAGAGGCCCATCCTCAAGACATGGATAACCTTGGCACTAGCCCTCCTGATGCTCAGCAAGAGACCCAGCCTCAAGACATGGATAACCTTGGCACTAGCCCTCCTGATGCTCAGCAAGAAACCCAGCCTCAGACTATGGACGCCCATAGCGTTATCCGTTCTGCTGCTAAGGAAGAGCCCAGGGCTCAGGCTAGGGACACCCGCAGTGTCAACCGTCCTACTCTTATGCAAGAGACCAAGCCTCAGGCCAGAGATGCCCGTAGTGTCAGCCGTCCTATTGCTATGCAAGAGAACAAGCCTCATGCCATGGACGCCCTTGACATCAGCACTCCTGATGCTCAGGAAGAGACCCAGTCTCAAACTATGGACGCCTGTATCGTCAAGCCATCCTGCCGCTAA